The Hyalangium gracile sequence GCTCACGGGGAGCGGTGCGCGCGAGCAGTGCGCGGGCTGACTCGACCACCTGGTCGACCGTGAGCTCCTTCATGCAGCGGTGGTGGCCCAGGGGACACTCCGCGGTGCCGTAGTTGCTGCAGGGGGAGCAGTCCAGCCCCAGGGAGAGGACCTGGCTCGGGGGCGGCGGACCCCAGCGCACCGCGGAGGTCGGCCCGAAGATCGCCAGGCCCGGGGTCCCCACCGCCGTGGCGATGTGCATGGGGCCACTGTCGCAGCCGATGAGGAGCCGGACCTCCGCGAGCGCCGCGGCGACCTCGTCCAGCGAGAGCGAGGAGAGGTCGGCGGCCAGCGGCGCGCGGGTGGTCGCGCGGAACTTCGCCAGCAGCTCGCGCTCATCCGGCCCGCCGAGCAGGGCGATTGGCCAGCCGTCGGCGTGGAGCGCGTCGGCCACCGCGGCGAACCGCTCCACGGGCCAGCGCTTCGTCGCCCAGCGGGTCCCCGGGGCGATGGCGACTCCCAGGCCTCGCGCCGCGCCGAGCTTCTTCCGGGCCTGCTCGCGGGCGTGCTCCGATGGAGCCAGCCGGAGGGGGCCGGGCCGGCCGTCACCGCCGAGCGGCCG is a genomic window containing:
- a CDS encoding glycosyltransferase family 9 protein, producing the protein MIDSSFAAVRSILVIRAGVLGDVVMATSVLEPLRRRFPHARIEWAVDAPYAPLLRGLPEVSQVHALRRGAAFAAQCSELAGRFDLAIDLHNKLRTRLLAFVAAERRLVLVRRSPLQTLQSVLGRDVIFNDVPQVELYAGVLRPLGGDGRPGPLRLAPSEHAREQARKKLGAARGLGVAIAPGTRWATKRWPVERFAAVADALHADGWPIALLGGPDERELLAKFRATTRAPLAADLSSLSLDEVAAALAEVRLLIGCDSGPMHIATAVGTPGLAIFGPTSAVRWGPPPPSQVLSLGLDCSPCSNYGTAECPLGHHRCMKELTVDQVVESARALLARTAPREPRQP